One Epidermidibacterium keratini DNA segment encodes these proteins:
- a CDS encoding HAD family hydrolase produces MAPLAIDTAILDVDGTLIDSNYHHALAWSRAFDRFDYRVPLWRIHRTIGMGGDKLVTAVAGEDAESRDGDALRDAWTEEYDAIISEVAAFDGATELMAALRDRGITVVLASSGIPQHTENALKLLDDGEHLDASTTSEDAEESKPDPELLDKALEKAGGFNAIVIGDSVWDMKAAKQREIPAVALLCGGFGRDELLEAGAAVVLDDPRALLKDLGPVLGDLG; encoded by the coding sequence GTGGCCCCGCTCGCGATAGACACCGCGATCCTGGACGTCGATGGGACGCTGATCGACTCGAACTACCACCACGCCCTGGCCTGGTCGCGCGCATTTGACCGGTTCGACTACCGGGTCCCGCTATGGCGGATCCACCGCACTATCGGGATGGGCGGCGACAAGCTGGTGACAGCGGTCGCCGGCGAGGATGCCGAGAGCCGTGATGGCGATGCGCTTCGCGATGCCTGGACCGAGGAGTACGACGCGATCATCTCTGAGGTCGCGGCCTTTGATGGGGCGACCGAGCTGATGGCCGCGCTGCGCGACCGCGGCATCACCGTCGTACTCGCCAGCTCGGGGATCCCACAACATACCGAGAACGCTCTGAAGCTGCTCGATGACGGCGAGCACCTCGATGCCTCGACAACGAGCGAGGACGCCGAAGAAAGCAAACCCGACCCCGAGCTGCTCGATAAGGCACTGGAAAAAGCCGGCGGCTTTAACGCCATCGTGATTGGGGATTCGGTCTGGGATATGAAGGCCGCGAAGCAACGGGAGATCCCTGCCGTCGCCTTGCTGTGCGGCGGTTTTGGCCGCGACGAGCTGCTCGAGGCCGGCGCCGCGGTCGTGCTGGACGACCCGCGCGCTCTGCTGAAGGATCTTGGTCCGGTCTTGGGGGACCTTGGCTGA